One Bos taurus isolate L1 Dominette 01449 registration number 42190680 breed Hereford chromosome 3, ARS-UCD2.0, whole genome shotgun sequence DNA window includes the following coding sequences:
- the SLC35A3 gene encoding UDP-N-acetylglucosamine transporter isoform X1: protein MSANLKYLSLGILVFQTTSLVLTMRYSRTLKEEGPRYLSSTAVVVAELLKIMACILLVYKDSKCSLRALNRILHDEILNKPMETLKLAIPSGIYTLQNNLLYVALSNLDAATYQVTYQLKILTTALFSVSMLSKKLGVYQWLSLVILMTGVAFVQWPSDSQELNSKELSAGSQFVGLMAVLTACFSSGFAGVYFEKILKETKQSVWIRNIQLGFFGSIFGLMGVYVYDGELVSKNGFFQGYNRLTWIVVVLQALGGLVIAAVIKYADNILKGFATSLSIILSTLISYFWLQDFVPTSVFFLGAILVITATFLYGYDPKPAGNPTKA from the exons ATGTCAGCCAACCTAAAATACCTTTCTTTAGGAATTTTGGTCTTTCAGACTACCAGTTTGGTTCTGACGATGCGTTATTCTAGGACATTAAAAGAAGAGGGGCCTCGTTATCTGTCATCTACAGCTGTGGTTGTTGCTGAACTTTTGAAGATAATGGCCTGCATTTTATTAGTCTACAAAGATAGCA AATGTAGTCTAAGAGCACTGAATCGAATACTACATGATGAAATTCTTAATAAACCTATGGAAACGCTTAAACTTGCTATTCCATCAGGGATATATACTCTTCAGAATAATTTACTCTATGTGGCACTGTCAAATCTCGATGCAGCTACTTATCAG gtcACATATCAGTTGAAAATTCTTACAACTGCACTATTTTCTGTGTCAATGCTTAGTAAAAAATTAGGTGTGTACCAGTGGCTCTCCCTAGTAATTTTGATGACAGGAGTTGCTTTTGTACAG TGGCCCTCAGATTCTCAAGAGCTTAATTCTAAGGAACTTTCAGCTGGCTCACAATTTGTAGGTCTCATGGCAGTTCTCACAGCATGTTTTTCCAGTGGCTTTGCTGGGGTTTACtttgagaaaatcttaaaagaaaccaAACAATCAGTGTGGATAAGAAACATTCAACTTG gtttctttgGGAGTATATTTGGATTAATGGGTGTATATGTTTATGATGGAGAACTGGTATCAAAGAATGGGTTTTTTCAGGGATATAACCGACTGACCTGGATAGTTGTTGTTCTTCAG GCACTGGGAGGCCTTGTAATAGCTGCTGTTATTAAGTATGCGGATAACATTTTGAAAGGATTTGCAACCTCTTTGTCCATAATATTATCAACACTAATATCTTATTTTTGGCTACAAGATTTTGTACCAACCAG TGTCTTTTTCCTTGGAGCCATCCTTGTAATAACAGCTACTTTCCTATATGGTTATGATCCCAAACCTGCAGGAAATCCCACTAAAGCATAG
- the SLC35A3 gene encoding UDP-N-acetylglucosamine transporter isoform X3: MERLSLANEDKTMSANLKYLSLGILVFQTTSLVLTMRYSRTLKEEGPRYLSSTAVVVAELLKIMACILLVYKDSKCSLRALNRILHDEILNKPMETLKLAIPSGIYTLQNNLLYVALSNLDAATYQVTYQLKILTTALFSVSMLSKKLGVYQWLSLVILMTGVAFVQWPSDSQELNSKELSAGSQFVGLMAVLTACFSSGFAGVYFEKILKETKQSVWIRNIQLGFFGSIFGLMGVYVYDGELVSKNGFFQGYNRLTWIVVVLQALGGLVIAAVIKYADNILKGFATSLSIILSTLISYFWLQDFVPTSVFFLGAILVITATFLYGYDPKPAGNPTKA; encoded by the exons GCAAATGAAGATAAAACAATGTCAGCCAACCTAAAATACCTTTCTTTAGGAATTTTGGTCTTTCAGACTACCAGTTTGGTTCTGACGATGCGTTATTCTAGGACATTAAAAGAAGAGGGGCCTCGTTATCTGTCATCTACAGCTGTGGTTGTTGCTGAACTTTTGAAGATAATGGCCTGCATTTTATTAGTCTACAAAGATAGCA AATGTAGTCTAAGAGCACTGAATCGAATACTACATGATGAAATTCTTAATAAACCTATGGAAACGCTTAAACTTGCTATTCCATCAGGGATATATACTCTTCAGAATAATTTACTCTATGTGGCACTGTCAAATCTCGATGCAGCTACTTATCAG gtcACATATCAGTTGAAAATTCTTACAACTGCACTATTTTCTGTGTCAATGCTTAGTAAAAAATTAGGTGTGTACCAGTGGCTCTCCCTAGTAATTTTGATGACAGGAGTTGCTTTTGTACAG TGGCCCTCAGATTCTCAAGAGCTTAATTCTAAGGAACTTTCAGCTGGCTCACAATTTGTAGGTCTCATGGCAGTTCTCACAGCATGTTTTTCCAGTGGCTTTGCTGGGGTTTACtttgagaaaatcttaaaagaaaccaAACAATCAGTGTGGATAAGAAACATTCAACTTG gtttctttgGGAGTATATTTGGATTAATGGGTGTATATGTTTATGATGGAGAACTGGTATCAAAGAATGGGTTTTTTCAGGGATATAACCGACTGACCTGGATAGTTGTTGTTCTTCAG GCACTGGGAGGCCTTGTAATAGCTGCTGTTATTAAGTATGCGGATAACATTTTGAAAGGATTTGCAACCTCTTTGTCCATAATATTATCAACACTAATATCTTATTTTTGGCTACAAGATTTTGTACCAACCAG TGTCTTTTTCCTTGGAGCCATCCTTGTAATAACAGCTACTTTCCTATATGGTTATGATCCCAAACCTGCAGGAAATCCCACTAAAGCATAG
- the SLC35A3 gene encoding UDP-N-acetylglucosamine transporter isoform X2, which produces MEDNGQKIAAEVSISANEDKTMSANLKYLSLGILVFQTTSLVLTMRYSRTLKEEGPRYLSSTAVVVAELLKIMACILLVYKDSKCSLRALNRILHDEILNKPMETLKLAIPSGIYTLQNNLLYVALSNLDAATYQVTYQLKILTTALFSVSMLSKKLGVYQWLSLVILMTGVAFVQWPSDSQELNSKELSAGSQFVGLMAVLTACFSSGFAGVYFEKILKETKQSVWIRNIQLGFFGSIFGLMGVYVYDGELVSKNGFFQGYNRLTWIVVVLQALGGLVIAAVIKYADNILKGFATSLSIILSTLISYFWLQDFVPTSVFFLGAILVITATFLYGYDPKPAGNPTKA; this is translated from the exons ATGGAAGATAATGGACAAAAAATTGCAGCTGAAGTCAGCATTTCT GCAAATGAAGATAAAACAATGTCAGCCAACCTAAAATACCTTTCTTTAGGAATTTTGGTCTTTCAGACTACCAGTTTGGTTCTGACGATGCGTTATTCTAGGACATTAAAAGAAGAGGGGCCTCGTTATCTGTCATCTACAGCTGTGGTTGTTGCTGAACTTTTGAAGATAATGGCCTGCATTTTATTAGTCTACAAAGATAGCA AATGTAGTCTAAGAGCACTGAATCGAATACTACATGATGAAATTCTTAATAAACCTATGGAAACGCTTAAACTTGCTATTCCATCAGGGATATATACTCTTCAGAATAATTTACTCTATGTGGCACTGTCAAATCTCGATGCAGCTACTTATCAG gtcACATATCAGTTGAAAATTCTTACAACTGCACTATTTTCTGTGTCAATGCTTAGTAAAAAATTAGGTGTGTACCAGTGGCTCTCCCTAGTAATTTTGATGACAGGAGTTGCTTTTGTACAG TGGCCCTCAGATTCTCAAGAGCTTAATTCTAAGGAACTTTCAGCTGGCTCACAATTTGTAGGTCTCATGGCAGTTCTCACAGCATGTTTTTCCAGTGGCTTTGCTGGGGTTTACtttgagaaaatcttaaaagaaaccaAACAATCAGTGTGGATAAGAAACATTCAACTTG gtttctttgGGAGTATATTTGGATTAATGGGTGTATATGTTTATGATGGAGAACTGGTATCAAAGAATGGGTTTTTTCAGGGATATAACCGACTGACCTGGATAGTTGTTGTTCTTCAG GCACTGGGAGGCCTTGTAATAGCTGCTGTTATTAAGTATGCGGATAACATTTTGAAAGGATTTGCAACCTCTTTGTCCATAATATTATCAACACTAATATCTTATTTTTGGCTACAAGATTTTGTACCAACCAG TGTCTTTTTCCTTGGAGCCATCCTTGTAATAACAGCTACTTTCCTATATGGTTATGATCCCAAACCTGCAGGAAATCCCACTAAAGCATAG